The DNA segment GATCGCTGCCCGGACCAATTTTTTGGCCATTGTCCACGGCCATCCCCTGTTTTCCGTAATCCTGTCCATGGACTGCCATGAAACTGATTGCCCGGATTCAGGCGACTGCCACCGTCTTTGTCCGCGCCCCCGGCAGGTGTGCTCTGTTCCGGTGGTCTCCGGTGAGACCGGCGGGGGTCCTTACGGGCTTTCCCAAACCGTGCCCCCGGCAATCAAGACCCACAAGGCCGCCATTGTTTACGGCCACGGGGTTTTTAGCTGTGCGGCCAATGATTTTAACAATGCCCTGGGCCGCATGGTGACCATTGAACAGCTCTGCCGAAAGACCTATTTCGAGCAGATCGGCGTCCAGATCCGGTCATAGCAGAAAGATTATATATGGAATTTGAAAGCATCGAGGATGTGACCTGCCGGCTTGAACGCGCAGGCTACATCCCTTCCCGGGAAATTGCCACGGTGGTGTTTCTGGCTGCTGCCACCCAAAAACCCATCCTTGTGGAAGGCCCGGCCGGCGGGGGCAAGACCGAGTTGGCCCGGGCCGTGGCCCGGTGCCTGGGCCGGGACAAAATCCGGCTTCAGTGCTATGAGGGCTTAGATGAGGCCAAGGCCCTGTATGAATGGGAATATGCCAAGCAGCTGCTCTACACCCAGATGATCAAGGAGAAGATCAATGATTTGATCGCCGGGGCGGCCAGCATTGCCGAGGCCGTGGAACGCATTGCCGAGCAGGAGGACGCGTTTTTCTCCGAGCGCTTCATCCTTGCCCGGCCCCTTTTACAGGCCATTTCCTCGGAAAAGCCCGTGGTGCTGCTCATTGATGAAATCGACAAGGCCGATCCGGAATTTGAGGCCTTTTTGCTGGAGCTGCTCTCGGAATTCCAGGTATCGATTCCCGAGCTGGGCATCCGCAAGGCCAGGCACATCCCCATGGTGGTGCTCACCTCCAACAACTACCGGGACATGAGCGATGCATTAAAGCGCCGGTGTATTCATCTCTATATCGACTATCCCGAACCGGAGCTGGAAAAACGCATTATCCGCCTGAAACTGCCTGGCATTGACGACGCCCTGGCAGATCGGCTGGTCTGTGCTGTCAACCATATCCGGGAACTGGACATGAAAAAACGGCCCTGCATTTCCGAAACACTGGACTGGGCCCAGGCCCTGATGGTGTTAAACATCGGGGAATTGTCCTGTCAGGCCGTTTCTGACACCCTTAATGTGATCTGCAAATACCGCGCGGATGCCCAGCTGGTGCGCGAATCCATGGACAAGGTGCTTTCGGTGAAATGATCGACCGGCTGATCCAGTTTGCCGCAGCCTGCCGGGCCGCGGACCTTCGGGTATCGACCGCCGAGCTCATCGACTGCCACCAGCATCTTCAGTGTGTGGATCTGGTGGATGAAGCCCGGTTTAAAACCGTGCTCCGGGCCAATTTTGCCAAAAGCCGCAGGGACCAGGCCGCATTTGACCGGGTTTATGACCTGTTTTTCCACGGCCTGGGCGCCAGTGAGGACGAGGATGTGCAGCACATGGATGCCAAGGCCGCGGCCGAGCTGCTCAGCCAGGCCGGCATGGGAGACGATGACCTGGATGCCGCGCTTTTTGATTTTGTCACTGGTGATCCCGCTTCCTTTCTGCAGGTTTTGCAGGACCTGGACCAGCAGGCGGACGCGCCTTCGGCAAGCGGGGTCAAGTCCAACCTCGGCCAGCTGGCCGGGCGGATGCAGGTGATGCTTCGGATAAACGCCATACAGCGGGGGCTGGCCCGTCTGCCGGACGGCACCAGCCAGGCCCCGGCAGCTGCATCCGCATCCCGGCGCCTTAATCAGGCGCGGGGGCTTCTCACCCGCCAGAACCAGCCCTACAATGACGGCCTGCGCCAGGTGCGCTCCCATCACAAGCATTACCAGGGCCTGGGAGAACAGTTTTTTTCGTCTCTGACGCCAGCTGAAATCGAGCAGATGCGCGATGTGATCCAGCAGCTGGTACGCAAACTAAAAGACCGCATGGGCCGGCGTTTTGCGGCCTCGCGCCGGGGCGGACTCGATGTCCGAAAGACCCTGCGCCGGGCGGGCCGGTTCCAGGGCGTGCCCCTGGAATTGTCCTACCGTCGCCGGCCGCTTCGAAAAACCCGGATCGTTGCCCTTTGCGACGTATCCGGCTCGGTGTGGTCTGCTGCCCGGTTCATGCTGCATCTGCTCTATTCTCTTCAGGACTGTTTCTCCTCTGTGCACAGCTTTGCTTTTGTGTCAGGCACCACGGATATCAGCGAGATTTTTGCGCACAACGAGGTCAACCGGGCACTGGAAAAGGTGCTGTCGAGCCCGGATATCGGCTTTGACGCCTTGACCGACTACGGCGAGGTGTTTTACGAATTCCGGCAGCTCCACATGCACCGGATTAACCGCAAAACCACAGTGATCATTGTGGGAGACGGCCGGTCCAACTACCAGCATCCCCGGGAATCCATTCTGGCCGAAATCCGGGAAAAAGCCCGGCGCATCATCTGGCTCAACCCCGAACCCGAAGCCTTCTGGGGGACGGGCGACAGCGAGATGCATACCTACAAGGCCCACTGCCACGAAGTGCGCACCTGCCAGAACCTCAATCAGCTCATTGATTTTATCGAAGAACTGGTGCTCTGACACTGTTTGAAAAAAAAGCAAAAACAGGGCTTGACTTTTCAGGTATCGTTTAGAATAATATTTTAAAACTGAGAAGCATTCTAATTTTAAAAAATGCGAGGTGCCATGTACCCGGATTTGAAAGGCAGGACCGCTATTGTGACCGGGGCCGGGAAAAAAACCGGCATCGGATATGCCATTGCCGCCAAACTGGCCGCCTGCGGGGCCAACATTGTGGTGGCCGATCTGGGCCGGCCCCAGCCGGATCAGAGTCAGGTCAGCACGGCCAGCTCCGAGCAGATGCAGGATATTGAAAAACAGATTGCAGATGATTTCAAGGTGCGCTGCCGGGCTCTGAGCCTGGATGTCACCGATTCCGAATCCATTTCACAGATGGTGGCCTCCGTGGTCCGGGAGTTCGGGGGCATTGAAATTTTATGCAACAATGCCGGGGCCTCCTTTGGGGTGCCAAGCGACGTGGAAAACTATGACGAGGCCGCCTGGGTCAAAACCATTGACGTAAACCTCAACGGGGTGTTCCGGGTGTCAAAGGCCGTGATTCCGGAAATCCGCCAGGCAGGCGGGGGATCCATCGTCAATATCGCCTCAAGGGCGGGCAAGGTGGCGCCCCTTTTTAATTCCGCCTATGCCGCAGCCAAGGCCGGGGTGATCATGCTCACCAAGACCATGGCAAAGGAACTGGCCGGTGCCGGCATCCGGGTCAACGCCATCTGTCCGGGGCAGATCATGACCGATATCGAAAAGTGGCGCTTTGAGCTTGAAGCGCAGTTTTTCAACACCACGGCCGAACAGCGGCAGAAGGAAATGTGTGCCACCATTCCCCTGGGCCGCATCGGAGAGCCGGCCGAAGTGGCCGATCTGGCAGCATTTCTGGCGTCGGAAGCGTCTTCTTATATCACCGGCCAGGCAATGAATATTACCGGCGGCCAGCTCATGGAATTGTGACCCGGGTGGCTGTCTGTCCAACCAATAAAATTAAAAAAGCAGAAAATGGGACAAAAGGAACGAAGGCAGCGGGAGAAAATGCAGCGGCGCACCCAGATCTTAAACGCCGCAAGGGCATTGCTTTTAAAAGAGGGGTTTTCCCGCACGTCTGTGAACAAGATTTCGAAAAAGGCGGAGCTTTCCATCGGCTCCATTTATTTTTATTTCACCAACAAGGCTGAAATTTTTGCCTCCCTGCAGCAGGAGGGCCTGGAGATTCTGCATACTTACCTGGTTTCTGAAACCGAAGGGATATCCGATCCCCGTGTTCAGCTTCAAAAAGGTGCAGAGGCGTATTACCAGTTCAGCCGGGCGCACAAAGATTATTTTGACGTGATCAATTATTTTCTTTCCTCGCCCCAGGTCTTTTTCTCCGAGGATGTCAACCGGACCATCGGCTCCAAGGGGCTTTTGATCCTGGAGCAAATTGCCGGCATCATCCGGCAGGGAAATGTGCAAAAGGTTTTTGATGAGCCTTATCCAAACAATTTTGCCGTGTTTTTCTGGTCTTCTTTGCATGGGCTGGTGCAGATCCGAAAACTGCAGGGCGTCATTATCGAATCCGACGATTATTTTCAGTTTTTTCAATATAGTGTTCACAAACTCATTGAAAGCATAAAATTCAGGGAGGTTACAGATGACAACGCATAAGATGACACCCAGCGAAGCATTGGTGGAAACCCTGGCAGCAGAAGGTGTGGAAACCGTGTTCGGTATTGTGGGTTCCGCCTACATGGACGCCCTGGATCTTTTCCCGGCCGCGGGCATCCGTTTTGTATCCGTTGCCCATGAACAGGCCGCCGCCCATGCCGCAGACGGCCTGTCCCGGGTCACGGGCCGGCCCCAAGCCTGTATTGCCCAGAACGGGCCGGGTGCGGCCAATTTTGTTTCCGCCATTACCGCGGCCTACTGGGCCCATTCCCCGGTGGTGGCCATCACCCCGGAAACCGGTTCCATGGGCATCGGCACAGGCGGTTTCCAGGAACTGGACCAGATGGCATGGTTTTCCGAGCAGACCGTCTGGCAGGTAAGGGTCAACCGGCCCGAGCGCATGGCTGAACTGGCCCGAAGGGCCTTTTACATGGCCAAACTGGAAAACGGCCCCACCCAGTTAAACATTCCCAGGGATTATTTTTACGGCGAGTTTGAGGATGAAGTTTATCCGTCTCTTGAGATATCCCATGGTCCGGGATCGCGTGCGGCCCTGGCAGAGGCGTCAAAGCTGGTGGCAGCCGCAAAATATCCGGTGATCATTGCCGGCGGCGGGGTCAGTCAGGGAGACGCTCTGGCCGAAACCAAAGCCCTGGCCGAATACCTGCAGGCCCCTGTGGTCAATTCCTATCTGCACAATGATTCGTTTCCCGCAGACCACCCCCTGGCAACCGGTCCCATCGGATACTGCGGTTCCAAGGCCGCCATGCGGATTCTTTCCAAAGCCGACGTGGTGCTGGCCCTGGGCTGCCGCCTCGGGCCCTTTGGCACCCTTCCCCAGTACGATATCGACTACTGGCCCAAAAACGCCCGGATCATCCAGGTGGATGCCAATGCACGGGTTCTGGGTTTGAGCAAAAAGGTGGATGTGGCAAGTGCTGCTGATGTCAAAGACTATGCCGCAGACCTGCTGACGACTGTCAAAGAGGCCATGGGAAAACCGGCCGATGCCCCGGTCAGGGTGGCGGAAATTGCCCGGGAAAAGGCCCGGTGGGCAGAGGAACTCGAATCCTGGTCAAGTGCTGAAATCTCTCCCATGCATCCCCGGGCATTTTTAAAAGCCCTGTCTGAATCCATGCCCAAAGGTTCCATTGTGGCCACGGATATTGGCAACACCTCTTCCATGTGCAACGCGTATTTTCAGTTTTCCGATATCCGCCAGCACATTTCCGCCCTGAGCTGGGGCAACTGCGGGTTTGCCTACGGGGCTGCAATGGGCGCCAAGATCGGTCGGCCCGACAAGCCGGTGTTTGCCTTCCAGGGCGACGGGGCCTGGGGGATTTCCGGCATTGCCGAGGTCATGACCGCAGTGCGCGAAAACATCCCGGTGATTGCGGTGGTGGCCAACAACTATGAATGGGGCGCGGAAAAGAAAAACCAGATCGATTATTACAACAACCGGTTTGTGGGCGCCAACCTGCGGGAGAATCCGGATTTTGCTCAGATTGCAAAAGACATGGGCGCAGACGGCCATGTGGTGAAAACACCAGAAGAGGTAAAAGATGCCGTGGCCAGTGCCGTGGCCTCGGAAAAGCCCTGCGTGATCGATGCCAGAATTCAGGGCGGAGAAGAGGTCCTGGCCGAGCCCTTCCGCAGGGATGCCTTAAAACCGCCGGTCCGGTATTTGTCCAAGTATCAGCATTTAAACGCCAAATAGGCGGGTTTCGGCCGGCAGGTCCAGTTTAACCCTTTAGCAGAATGAGCCGTCGAGGGTGCCCGCCGTAAAGCCGGTCACCCATGCCCAGATCCGGCCCAGGGGGTGTTTGGGGTGTATCCGCAGCCATGTTTGGCCGTGGTGGCGATTCGCACCGCGTTCACGCCCAGCAGCACAATAGCATATCATTGCCGGGCCTGCACGGCAAATCTATGATGGATTCGTTTCGTTGTCTGAATCGTCTGCATCAGGCCTGAACTTTGTTTTTGTTTGTTGACATTTTATCAAAAATAGAATAGTAATCAAATTTAGAACAGTATTCTACAATACTTTTCAAAAGGAGCCTGTTTATGTCATCTGTTTCCGGAGGCCAGATAGCGGCCGAAGCCCTGGTTGAAAAAAAAGTAAAACATATTTTCACCCTGAGCGGGGGACATATCACCCCCATCTATCAATACCTGGAGCATTCAGGGGTGACCCTGTTTGACACCCGCCACGAGCAGGCTGCCGTGTTTATGGCAGAAGCCTGGGGCAAAATGACACGCACCCCGGGTGTGGCCATGGTCACCGCCGGGCCGGGCTTTACCAATTCTTTAACAGCGGTTGCAAGCGCCTTTTTTTCAAACACCCCGTTGGTGATCATTGCCGGATGCGTGGGTCTGGACTGCAAGGAAAAGCTTGATCTCCAGGACATGCCCCAGCAGGCCGTGATTGCGCCCATGGTGAAAAAGGCCCTTGTCTGCCACAAGCCCGGGCGCATTGCCGAATATGTGGACATGGCCTTCCGCACTGCATCCAGCGGGCGGCCCGGTCCGGTGTATCTGGAATTTCCCGTGGACGTGCTAAACGCACAGGTCGACCGTGAAAGCATCAAGACCCCGTCCACTGCTGTATATTCCCGGCCGGCGGATCCAGCAGGCGCAGAACAAATGCTTGAGATGATCCAAAAAGCCAAAAATCCCTTGGTTATTGCCGGAACAGGCGCCTGGCAGTCAGGGGCCGGAGACGAGTTGGCCGAATTCATTGAGCAGACCCACATGCCTGTGTTTACATCCCTTTCAGCCCGGGGCCTGATTGCCGATGATCACCCTCTCTGCTTTGAAGGCGCTCTGGCCATCCGGCCCGGGGCTGGGTTTGCCGCCTACATTGAAACCGACCTGGTGATTCTGCTGGGCACGCGGATTTGTCTTTATTATATGTTTGGCGACGTTTTCAA comes from the Desulfosalsimonas propionicica genome and includes:
- the xsc gene encoding sulfoacetaldehyde acetyltransferase, with product MTTHKMTPSEALVETLAAEGVETVFGIVGSAYMDALDLFPAAGIRFVSVAHEQAAAHAADGLSRVTGRPQACIAQNGPGAANFVSAITAAYWAHSPVVAITPETGSMGIGTGGFQELDQMAWFSEQTVWQVRVNRPERMAELARRAFYMAKLENGPTQLNIPRDYFYGEFEDEVYPSLEISHGPGSRAALAEASKLVAAAKYPVIIAGGGVSQGDALAETKALAEYLQAPVVNSYLHNDSFPADHPLATGPIGYCGSKAAMRILSKADVVLALGCRLGPFGTLPQYDIDYWPKNARIIQVDANARVLGLSKKVDVASAADVKDYAADLLTTVKEAMGKPADAPVRVAEIAREKARWAEELESWSSAEISPMHPRAFLKALSESMPKGSIVATDIGNTSSMCNAYFQFSDIRQHISALSWGNCGFAYGAAMGAKIGRPDKPVFAFQGDGAWGISGIAEVMTAVRENIPVIAVVANNYEWGAEKKNQIDYYNNRFVGANLRENPDFAQIAKDMGADGHVVKTPEEVKDAVASAVASEKPCVIDARIQGGEEVLAEPFRRDALKPPVRYLSKYQHLNAK
- a CDS encoding SDR family NAD(P)-dependent oxidoreductase, with the translated sequence MYPDLKGRTAIVTGAGKKTGIGYAIAAKLAACGANIVVADLGRPQPDQSQVSTASSEQMQDIEKQIADDFKVRCRALSLDVTDSESISQMVASVVREFGGIEILCNNAGASFGVPSDVENYDEAAWVKTIDVNLNGVFRVSKAVIPEIRQAGGGSIVNIASRAGKVAPLFNSAYAAAKAGVIMLTKTMAKELAGAGIRVNAICPGQIMTDIEKWRFELEAQFFNTTAEQRQKEMCATIPLGRIGEPAEVADLAAFLASEASSYITGQAMNITGGQLMEL
- a CDS encoding AAA family ATPase, translating into MEFESIEDVTCRLERAGYIPSREIATVVFLAAATQKPILVEGPAGGGKTELARAVARCLGRDKIRLQCYEGLDEAKALYEWEYAKQLLYTQMIKEKINDLIAGAASIAEAVERIAEQEDAFFSERFILARPLLQAISSEKPVVLLIDEIDKADPEFEAFLLELLSEFQVSIPELGIRKARHIPMVVLTSNNYRDMSDALKRRCIHLYIDYPEPELEKRIIRLKLPGIDDALADRLVCAVNHIRELDMKKRPCISETLDWAQALMVLNIGELSCQAVSDTLNVICKYRADAQLVRESMDKVLSVK
- a CDS encoding vWA domain-containing protein; translation: MIDRLIQFAAACRAADLRVSTAELIDCHQHLQCVDLVDEARFKTVLRANFAKSRRDQAAFDRVYDLFFHGLGASEDEDVQHMDAKAAAELLSQAGMGDDDLDAALFDFVTGDPASFLQVLQDLDQQADAPSASGVKSNLGQLAGRMQVMLRINAIQRGLARLPDGTSQAPAAASASRRLNQARGLLTRQNQPYNDGLRQVRSHHKHYQGLGEQFFSSLTPAEIEQMRDVIQQLVRKLKDRMGRRFAASRRGGLDVRKTLRRAGRFQGVPLELSYRRRPLRKTRIVALCDVSGSVWSAARFMLHLLYSLQDCFSSVHSFAFVSGTTDISEIFAHNEVNRALEKVLSSPDIGFDALTDYGEVFYEFRQLHMHRINRKTTVIIVGDGRSNYQHPRESILAEIREKARRIIWLNPEPEAFWGTGDSEMHTYKAHCHEVRTCQNLNQLIDFIEELVL
- a CDS encoding TetR/AcrR family transcriptional regulator; this translates as MGQKERRQREKMQRRTQILNAARALLLKEGFSRTSVNKISKKAELSIGSIYFYFTNKAEIFASLQQEGLEILHTYLVSETEGISDPRVQLQKGAEAYYQFSRAHKDYFDVINYFLSSPQVFFSEDVNRTIGSKGLLILEQIAGIIRQGNVQKVFDEPYPNNFAVFFWSSLHGLVQIRKLQGVIIESDDYFQFFQYSVHKLIESIKFREVTDDNA
- a CDS encoding thiamine pyrophosphate-binding protein, translating into MSSVSGGQIAAEALVEKKVKHIFTLSGGHITPIYQYLEHSGVTLFDTRHEQAAVFMAEAWGKMTRTPGVAMVTAGPGFTNSLTAVASAFFSNTPLVIIAGCVGLDCKEKLDLQDMPQQAVIAPMVKKALVCHKPGRIAEYVDMAFRTASSGRPGPVYLEFPVDVLNAQVDRESIKTPSTAVYSRPADPAGAEQMLEMIQKAKNPLVIAGTGAWQSGAGDELAEFIEQTHMPVFTSLSARGLIADDHPLCFEGALAIRPGAGFAAYIETDLVILLGTRICLYYMFGDVFNPAAKIIQVDIQAEEIGRNRKVDLPVVSDIREYLQVCNRMISENNLSDVLKKRFSPWIEKLTQAHNDGLRQSEKDWTSDNVPIHPLRLAREIDHFMDRPDDVLAVDGGDTTTWMGMTRRMQAPGRYLDYGVFGSLGVGLSYANAAKLHYPDSRVLLISGDGSLGFNFMEFENAIRKNLPVVVVVSNDLGWGMIRHSQEIRIGHAIEAGTYIGRVDYHKMVEAMGGKGFLVESPNEIRPALEDAFASGKVCCINVMTDPTTVSPGSMALANVGAYKA